Part of the Cetobacterium somerae ATCC BAA-474 genome is shown below.
TGCTACTACAACTGAATTTGCAGGAAGTGAAGATAAATCAACAATATCTATTCCTACTATGTTGTATAACCATCTTTTAGCTATATCTCTTAAATCTGCTGCTCTTTCTCTTAAATACTCATCTTCTAAGTTTGCTAACATATCACAATATCCGCTGATACCTTGCTCTAAAGCATTTTCTGCTGTTATTTTTTCATCTTCAATTAGCTCTGTTACTTCATCAAATAGATCTTCATCTTCTAATAATGTTATATGTCCATCAAATATTGCCGCTTTATCTTCACCTAGTTGTCTAGCTGTTTTTTCTCTAATTTTTAATAATTGCTCTTTAGTTTTTTCTCTACCTTCGATTAACTTTTCTTTTTGAATCTCAATATTTGAGCATTCGCTTTTATCTATGAAAAGCTCCTCTTCTTTATATAAAAATACTTTTCCTACTGCTACCCCTGGAGATGCGTCTATACCTTTTACAAATTTTCTCATATTTTATCTCTCCCAAAACTTTAATTTTTTGACAAAAAAAAGGACAGAGTCACCCCCATCCTTCTCACACTTTAAACTATCGTCCTATTTATTAGTCCTTTAGATTTTCAAGTAGGTGAGCTAACTTCTCAACTGCTTCGTTCTCATCTTCTCCTGCAGCATGAACTGTTATTTTTGCACCTTTTTTAATTCCTAAAGAAAGTAATTTTAGTAAAGATGTTCCTTTTACTTTTTTTCCTTCTTCATTTTCTAATTCAATTTGAGATGTAAATGTTTTTGCTAAACTTACAAATTCGTTACCAGGTCTTGTATGTAGTCCTGTTTCATTTTTAATTTCAACTGTTTTACTTACCATAATCCTACTCACCTTTCTACATTTATTGTTTATTATTATATAAAAACATAAAGTTTAAATCTATTATTCTAATATAGAATACTTAATTTTCAAAATTTTGTCAATTTTTATTTTGAATTGTTTTTTTGTCAAAAAATGTTCATTTTTAAGTCTTTAATTGTGTATTTTATGATATTTTAACTATTTTATACACTCTGATTTAACATATTTAACGTTTTGTTAAATCTACTCATTAATAACTCTCTCAATATATTTTTTTATTGTATTAAAATAGATTTTTTTTGATTTTCTTTTCATAGTAAGTAAAAAATTCACATCTATATTTTCTTCTAGAGAACAAAGTTTAATAGCTTGCTCCTCAATTTTTAATTTTTCGTACTCATCATATTCGTCAAAAACCTTTAATATATCTACAGAGATATCAGTTTCATCAATCAATTCTTTTAAACTATTTATAACCGGTTTTTTAACTGTTCTTCTCGCTTGATTTATTTTCTTTTTACTTATTAATCCTTTTTCTTTAACAATATTGTTAAATAAAGTTAAGTTTTGTTTTGAAACATCATTTT
Proteins encoded:
- a CDS encoding HPr family phosphocarrier protein, which gives rise to MVSKTVEIKNETGLHTRPGNEFVSLAKTFTSQIELENEEGKKVKGTSLLKLLSLGIKKGAKITVHAAGEDENEAVEKLAHLLENLKD